AAGCTTTTGCGCTTTTTAAATTAATGCGTCAGGAAGAGGAGGGTGAGAATGAATTTGTACTCACCAGTCTATTAAGTGCATTGGTTCTTCCTGAATTCGTAGAGAGTGGAAAGCAAATACATGGTCTTGCGCTTAAAAATGGGTTGTTATCATTTGTTTCTGTTGGGAATTCTCTTGTCACCATGTATGCAAAATGTGGGAGCTTAGATGATGCACTTCAAACATTCAAGTCCGCGAGTGACAAGAACTCTATCACTTGGTCTGCCATAATTACTGGGTATGCTCAGACTGGGGATTCTAACACTGCTTTAAGGATTTTTTCAGAGATGCAGAATGCTGGGTTCAGGCCTAGCGAGTTCACCTTTGTTGGGGTACTCAATGCTTGTAGTGAGACTGGCGCTGATAGGGAAGGAAAGCAAATTCATGTCTATTTGTTGAAATTGGGATTTGAATCCCAAATTTTCATAAGGACCTCGTTGGTTGACATGTATGCAAAATGTGGTGAAGTCAATGATGCTCGAAAGGGGTTTGATCAGTTAAAAGATCCTGATTTTGTGTTATGGACTTCAATGATAGGAGGGTATGTACAGAACGGGGAGAATGAGGAGGCTTTGAATTTGTATGGTATAATGCAGATGGAGGGGATCTTGCCTAATGAGTTGACTATGGCTAGTGTCCTCAAAGCCTGTTCTAGTCTTGCAGCTTTGGATCAAGGCAAGCAAGTCCATGCTTGCACTGTCAAGTATGGTTTTAGTTTAGAAGTTCCAATAGGAAGTGCCTTGTCAACAATGTATGCAAAGTGTGGGAACCTTGAAGATGCTAACATTGTCTTTAGACGAATGCCTGGGAGGGATGTGGTCTCATGGAATTCGATGATATCTGGTCTCTCTCAAAATGGTTGTGGTGACGAAGCTCTTGAGCTTTTTGAGGAGATGCGATTGGATGGTACAAAGCCAGACTATGTCACATTTGTTAACATTCTCTCTGCTTGTAGCCATATGGGTTTGGTAGAGAGAGGTTGGGTCTACTTCAAGTTGATGTTTGATGAATATGGCATAGTCCCAATGGTAGAGCACTATGCTTGCATGGTTGATATCCTCAGTCGTGCTGGGAAACTTGAAGAAGCCAAAGAGTTTATTGACTCAGTTCCTATTGATCACGGAATGTATTTGTGGCGCATTTTGTTGAGCGCTTGTCGGAATTATCGTAATTTTGATATAGGAGCATATGCAGGGGAGAGATTAATAGAGCTTGGATCACAAGAATCATCTGCTTATGTGTTACTGTCAAGTATCTATACTGCCCTAGGCAGGTGGGAAGATGTGGAACGCGTTAGAAGGGCGATGAGACTTCGAGGGGTGAACAAAGAACCCGGGTGTAGTTGGATTGAGGTTAAGAGTCGGGTGCATGTGTTTGTTGTTGGAGATCAGTTGCACCCACAAATTGTTGAAATACGTAAAGTGATACAGAGATTAGTGAAACAAATGAAGGATGAAGGTTATCAGCCTTCTTTTGATTCATTATTTCGTGATTTTTCTAACATGAAATAATGAAGAGTTTTGTACTTGTAGAAATTTGTTTATCTGATTCTTTTGCCAAATATGTGGCAACTTCTTCCACTTTTTTGAAGCATAAAGAAACTGATTCACTATGTATCAAAAATTTATTGCTGAAAAAAAATTGAGCTGAAGATTCTATATTGAGTACCTGTAATTGTTTTTGGGTTCTATATTTTAGGATATATGTAAATTCTAAAAGAGTTTTTGCTTCTTTTAATCAATGAGAGAACCAGAAATGGACAACAGTTTGGAAGGATCTAAACTGCTCCTTTGTTGCTCTTCCTACATCTCCTTTGGATCTCTGGCCTCTCTCACTAGCAAATTACTGCTCGTCAAAACTGTTTTGAGTTTATGTTCGTTCTCTGTTGGTGTTTCCCATCGAAGATGAGAGACTGCAATAGCCTTGAGATATTAAAGTGAACAGTAtgccttctcccttctctttccctgaAACACCATGTGCCTTTGGTCTGATCTTTACAAAATTAGAGGGTCATAACtgttttttgctgctcttcAAATTCAACGGTCTGAAACGTCAGTTGAACGGATGGAATTTGCAGATTTGAGCATCCCTTCGACGGTTATCCCAAATCACAAATTTTCaggtattttttcattatttaaatcAATATTTATGGTAATTTTTACACTAAATCTCAAGTTTATGATGAAATTATGCTAGTATGACATGTTTCAATTTATTCTTTGTATTTATTAGTTAAAAATAACATGATTCATGTATATAGGTGGATTCCAAGGTCCTCCTCTGCTCATCTGTCAAATTTGAGTCCAACCTGAGTTCACCGGGTGGGAAGACAAGGTAATAAAATCCAATACTATAAAGGGACTACAATGGAGTGCATGGGCTGGGCTAAGCTCGTAGGATTGGCCTTGGGCTGAGATATGTAAGCCCGACTTTGAACTGGGCTGGGATGGGCCTGGGCTAAGTTAAGGGTACTTAAGGGTAAAAACCCAGCTTGGTTGCGCGCCCTATGTTGAATCTTCCTCATGACCCCATCAACCCCCATCCTTCCACCACGTTGATGAAATTGTGGAAATTAATTAACAAGAGTTTTTCCTCATTAAataaaggacaaagttttcctccacccatagaggacggttcacccatcatTCTAGGGCCCCAAATCcctataggattttagtatttttccaaAGCACCTTTGCGATGCCCTCTCCTGCCTATTCGACATCTGCGGTGAATGGAATCTCATTCACTGAGTGGAAGAAAACTCGGTCcataaataaattattaatattaaaatgggcaagagatctctacttggtggtatttcctacaccctctcataGGGAAtcgtgagatgatgcctctaccccttgggtagataccaaggcatgctcacccattggagagggtaggaaacaccaccaagtagagatctttttccctattaaaatattttcaacaTTCTAATCTTCATAATTTTTTAAGAATAATTCTTTGTCTAGGAGTGTGCGCCCTATGCCTTTTTCCCTTGTGTATAACGTTGTCCTACCTCTGTAATGTCTTATGTGTACCCTTTAAATAAACGGAAGGGGGTTGTGAGTGGGTGTTTCCTATTGATgtacggaaaattatctcctccagtttcttGCCCTGCCCAGTTCCCAGTGactctaataaggggggtggatcccacccgaacagagtgtttgggcaagggtagggtggtcattacaccctcttgttaggggcactggggaactggaggggataaagatcccgtAAGGTACACTTCCAAACAAAAACACATTCCCTTTTTTAGTAATAGTATTTTTATGATCGACTATTTCTATTATGAACATCACGGATAACGTTCATAAAGGTTGATGAACTTTGCAACTTTTTAACTTGCAACTTTGATTGCCATTTGTGTGGTTCCATGTTTTAGAAAAGCTCTTCACCCATTTCATTGGTCAAATACTCAAATGTCAATATAAACTAGAGGTACAATATGTAAAAGTGTTTCAGACGTTGTAGAAAATTATAAGTAGGGGTGCAAATTTGGCCTTGTCAGCCTGAATAGGACCTGAATTGAGATACCATGGCCCTAAAGACGGATCGAGGCTGAGAATTTCTGGCCCTCATGAATCAGGACCGGGCTGGGCTATGCTTGAGACCATAGGCTGAGCTTGACTCAACCTGGCcctgttttcttcttccttgtcctGGACACTAGTCTCATTTTGCCTTATCTGCACATAAAAAATATCAATACCAGCTGGTTATGGCTAAGTAATCTCCCAATGAAAGAACAACCATGATCATTAAAGTTTGATGGTAAATCCAATTATTGCTGGATGTTTCTTAATCAATTAGAGTGGTGATGCCACCTTGAGAATTATGAACAATATTCCCAACActataaaaaaacataaagagGGAAATAATGGAATCATGACAGAACCTACCCcttgcatctcccttcccccttaaTTTAATTCTtataagaaattaaattaaaattacatcATTGAATGTGAACCCAAATTCCCTCGCTAGGTATATCTTGATGAACCACAAATACAAGATACCATCCAGGTGGTGCCAAGAAAGCCGAAGTTGGAGTTGTCACTGACACGTCATACATTGAATTTGCGACAAGTGTCACATTCTCGCCACCTAACACCAATAGCCTCTGATTCATAGAAAACGAGTGCGTAGTGAAAGATGGAGTCACCATTGTCACCCATACCTTCTCCTCCCTCACCACACTTGACACTGAGAACCGTACTACCAATGGTTGCTTATATCCTAACTTCGTTTGTGATGTTGGAGCAATGATTCTAACCCACAAATCCGAAAAACCCGACCCGATATATTCGGGTGAGAATGTCTCTAAGCTCAAATCCGTTGGGTAAAGAACGCCAGTAAAGTTGTAGAACACATGGGGATTGTTTCCTCCCACCAGAACTCTACCATCACGTAGTAAGATTGCAGTTGAATGATAGAGACGTGGAATTGAAGATGGGTTTTGAACTTCAAATCGAGACCCAGATGGATTATCGGGTCGGTATAAAACCGGTTTAAACACAGGTTCTCGACCGAGCTCCCACCCCGCTGTCCCCCTTGCAGCACCATTAATGATCAAGATATGGCCATTGGGAAGTAAAGTCATGTCTCCCATAACTCTTGCTAGAGGCATTGTCTCCATGGACCACTTCGGATTCGGGTCAGTTATTCGGATCCTACCGCATGTATTCAATGCTCCGATGAAAAACCCGGAATTCGCGTTAGGGAATGACCCTCGAGGTGCTCCACCACAGATGAGCACCTCAGCTGCCACTGACGGTTGTTGTAGTAAGTGAAGTGGTAGTAGAACTGAAGAACCCGAGCTAGGATAGCTCCGAGGATGGCCGTCGGGTATCGCCGGAAAAGTTTTCACGACGGCATTCTTGATATAGTCGAACAAGATTGATCGATTATTAGCAAAGATGAATAAGTTTCCATCAACATTGAGGTGAACAAAAGGGTAGAGATTGTTTTCTTCATTTGGATCACTTGTTTGCACTAGAAATGGTAATGAGAATACCTTATTAGTCGATGTAGATTTCGGATAGAACTCGTAATTAAATTGCCGGCGACCGCCGATCACGATTACCCGGCCGTCCGGTAATATATGATTAGTGGCATACCAACGTCGCACATTGAGTCCAAGTGGAATCTCCTCCCAATCACAATCATTACATGGCCGGATAATTCTGACGGCACGGTCGCCGTCGTTGAATCCGCCGGTTTGGATGAGACGGCCGTCGGGATAGAGAGCACCAGAAGAGCACCACACATCGGTTTGAACCATGAGGGGACGTATAGAATTGGTTAGAACATCAAACTCGACAGAGTGAGCTGTGCAATCTTGTTTGAGGGCTTGGTCGTTGAGATCATTGCGGCATTTTCCATTGGGGAAAGTGAGATTTGAAGGGCCAAAGTCAGTTCGGTCGAAGATGATGACATGATCATTATTGAGAAGCTGCATGTGCATAGCTGATATCCCAATGCTTGGTTTCAGGAGGTTCCATTGGCCTCCTTGAGCAGCTTGGGTCACGAGGACTtggtaaaagaaaaaggaggaggagaagaaaaagaagaagaaaagtttaTAGGTGTTAGATGAAGCCATTAAGGCTTCCTTTTTTGAAATTTGGGCTGTACAGAAGCAAGTTTAAAAGGTGCGTGGTGTGTATGGGTTGTCTGACTTAAATCCTGTTACAAGGACAAGGTGTTGGGACTTTGGAAGTTGGCGTATctatgctgctgctgctgctgctgctgctctctctctctctcttacgaaattttatcttctcaagtgtggtgTTTCGTCAAGTGCATCCTTTAAAGTACATCAGACGGTGCATCTCACTTGTATATCTTTAAAAATCTAATGCACAAGTGAGGTGTCCAATGCACCTCAcgcttgagaggataaaattcCCATTGgagggatccagatcttctatggcatAGGTTGTTCGTTTTGCCGTGTTGCGTAGACACAAGGCGACACGACACGcattgatcgccttacccctgcccgagcaggggtaagacggtcattatACATGGCCCTTTGTCTACACAGCACAGACAGGACACGGCAGTGCGGCGTAGAAGATTTATGTTGATTTTGGGGACATTACCTTTTCTCACAATTGTGAATGGTTATTGCTAGATTTTTTGATGGACATAATTAATCATACCCTAATTTTTTATGTGGGTCTATAGGCATAAACCTTGTTTGGAATCACTTTGAGGAAGCTGCCAATTGAAAAGACAAGAATAGTAAATGCTAATTAAAAGAATGAGGTAAAGACGAGAAGTCACAGGTCCCACCTCAGCATTGACAGAAACAACCCATCCTTCATTGAATAGGTAAGTAAGGCTTTTAATTCATATTGGTGGAATCCATCCATTGAAATTACTAGCTACTATTTTACATTCAAGTCTTATCCCCTCATTGAATCAAGATGGAGCTGCCCTCGTGCTTAAATCAAATCTTACGTAACAAAGAAGACGAAAGATGCATGTCTATAATTTTTGGAGAAAGATTTTCTTTACCAAACCATCTTAGGGTTGACAAAGCTTTGTAAGGATTTATCCATGACTTTTCTTGTAAAATGCAAATGAAAGGTGAAGCTAATTTAATTAATTGGTTTCACTAAGTATGTGGGGATTTAAATAAATAGATCTCTTAAATAtatcatattttccaattatgCAACCTCAATGACATGATCAAAGTTCCATATTTTAGTGTTTTAATTTTCTTGTTAGAAAGTGAGCTTCATCCTGATATATGATCCTTAATCTGCCAATGCGGATCCCATCAATCCTAGACCTGAATGATTCAATCACTTTTTGGTGCTAGGCCCCACATCGGATCAGACAAGGACCCACAATGGACTAGTAAGAGGGCCCACTGAGCTACACTTATTATCAAATTActataaagaaaaagaactctgtccaagAGTGTGGTCTACGTTAGCAATCCCATGAGTCCATCTCtgtcctccccatatgaaaaaaacctctgcccctttgttttgaggagaagagatatagacacatgggaatgctggccgacagaaaactgcttccctaagtTACTACTATTTCAAGAAGGGTAGGGCCGTGGGGGTAGGAGGGTCGAACCTTCTTGGACTTACAGTAGACCCAACTATGCTCTTTCAATCGCATTTAGAAGGGCAACACTGATAATCCAAAGAGACAAAAGTACAAGATTTTATGCGTTTGCTAaagattaagggtgtcaatttggaatcgGAATCGAAAACCGAAACTAGAACCGGAGTGAATAAGCCAAACCGAATGAAATTCGGTTATGAAATACAGGAATCGAATCTTGGAACCGAAACGAACCGAATTGGGATACTAGTATATTGTAGCATATTAATATagtataatactaatatattatagtatatggaTCAAGTATAGAAACTTAAACCAAACCGTATAAAAACCGGATTTTGGAACAGAAATCGAATCGAATCAAgtaggttggggggggggtaattGGTTGTTAATTTTGTATATTTGTGGATTCCTATTGAGAGGTTCAGACTTACGACCCGTATATATCATATTAAATTCTATCTAAAACTAATAAGGATTTCTCACATAGTCATAGCCATATCAATAAATGGTAATTGCTTAAGATTTGAGGTTATCCCTCACCTGCACAAGCTAACACCCCAGATCGAAAACTTATAAAACAATCAGTTCTTAGGCCAAAATCAAGACCAAATATAGAGGCCATGTTTGGCAGATATATTCCCATTCTCAGACTGGAGAAATGCATTTCTAGGCAAGAATCGGAATTTTATTAGGGCCCACACTCGTGACCATTTGTTTCCACATAAGAAATCCCGTGTTCAAACTGAAAAGATCAAATCAAATTctggaagaagaatggaaactGGAAAGTCATAGTTAGCACAAGAGGAGTTGGTGGGCTTTAATCCATCCATCATCtatcaaatctgatttttcttGGAGGAGATTCTTCTAAGTCTTCCTTTAAGCCTCTTTCAAGTGTACTGGCATCGCTCTAAGACACCAGGTAAAGCTACATCTTTCCAACACTCTACAACACTATATAACAAACATGGCTTTTTGCGGCGGGTAAAAACCGTCGCAAATAACTCTCTTTTTGTCACTAAGGATTGTATAAGAGTTACACTTTGTAGACATCTTTAAATATGACTACAAGTGAAGATTATGTGGTAGAAGACATGGAACGTAACTGagatcttattttttttgtagagTTAAGACGAGAGGGACTGAAGATATTTTGGTGGATGACTTCCCAAAAGGATAGCAAGTTGTTGGTGACCTTCACAATCtctatatttttggttttttgttttttgggaaaacTTGTACATGGGCTTATAATTCAAACAGATGATATAAATTGCAATGACTTTTGTGTCACAAATAACAATTGGGTAAAAAGGACTTTGTTCCGTAGCGTGACTCTTGCTATGGCTgtaacagggtcgggttgggctgggctttatagaaccctagcccagccctaagtccccttagttgggctcAGGCCCGACCCTACCCTGACTCAGGGTAAAagaaatccaaccctgaccctcagggtcgggctgggctaatcttgattggccctgatcatggggaggggaaaggaaatgcatgggctagaatgggccgggaagaaaattatcaattttacgtaaaataataCTTTAATAAAATGTCTTATATCACTTATTCACTTCATATATAATGtattatattttatagtataacttaaaatagggtcgggtcaggcttAGCCTGAGACCTCAACCCTGACTCGACCCGACcatgactcagggccagaaatttccaaccctgactCCCCTcctcagggccaaacttgcacccctacgcccaaacacatgatGAGGCGAAATGGCCACTAAGCTTCACATGAACCACTTTAGTTTAGAGAATGTATCTTCATCCATATTTCTAGGGAAGCGAATGATATTGCGCATTTCTTAGCCCGAAAGACTTTATCTCTGACATGTAAGACAGAATGACCTATTTCCTCTCCTGGGCTTCAGGATCTCTAAAATCTAGAAGCTTTGAGGCTCTCCAAGCCTTTTACTtcaataaatttgttttttgccaaaaaaaccaaaattatcTCAGTGCTTTTATATAATCTTGCAATCAAATCATGTTTGATTTACAAATATTTATATAGGGAACTAGGAATGCAACTAGAAACTTGTTGGAACTTTAAGGGCAGTAAACAGCCACCACTAAAATAATTATTGAGGACCTTTGGCGGCTCTACAGAACCACTTTTAACATACCAAAAGTTTTTTGCGATggttcaaaaccaaaactggatctggatcctctccaatgcgCCAGCCCCTCCAGTGTGGATCAAACGGCTGGATCCACTTTTATCCTTTCCAATTATTTTTTCACATGTTATTCATAAAAagttttggatcgagtgtcaccGAGGGGCAGGAGAGGGGGGGAATGGGTATCGGAAgaatattttgaaacatacaaaaaccttaggaagggtttgtaaaccctaggatggtgggtgaaccatcctctatgggtggaggaaaactggGTCCAAAAGTTTTTATGATTGCACATGTTAAATTATTTTTCCAATGAAATCCCTCTAATTAGGAGTCGTCAATAAAACTTAGGTGTCAAAGTTTTAGTTTAACAGCttataaatagttttttttttgggggttaagAATAGTTATAAATGGAAgcggtgtaaatgaatagtcaaaatccatttcgatgatccgtatccgtatccgttagcactatccgaatccgtccgaaagctaaacggatgcggatgcgaataGGCTATAGccatccaaaaagctatatttacatgtaaacggataaaatattcgatccgtatccatgtccatatccgtttaacactatccgaatccatccaatagctaatcggatgcggatgcaaaAATAGCATTATCCGAGCttaatccgatccgtttacagccctataAATAGTTTAGCTCCGAGTCCctcctccctctttttttttatatatttttatgataGCTCATTAGCATGTAAGGTTGGGTTGGATTAAGACAGTATTTTTGGTTAGCAATTAAGGCCCACTAGGCCGTGGGATGCTATTGCGGCAGAATTGCATGCTCTTTCTCTTTGGCTTTTTACTTATGCATCAAAACAACAACCTACAAGTTTATATTTTCGAAGTGGATCCGCAGTGATCATAGGCATGCTCTGTTGGGGAAGAATGCGCAAACTATAGGAAGAAACCAAGCAAAAAAATCATACGTACAACACATGGAATTTCATATGGTTTAGATCGATTGCTTACATCCACTTGAGAGAATTAGAGATTTTCCGTTAAACCTGGAAAAACTCTCTACATTACTCTCTATTTCACAAAGTGATCTCCCATTTGCTTgtgtttggtcttttttttctccctcatAAACAATATATACGGAActcaaaaaaacccaaatctttACACAATACAATTTAATCCTGTACATATAATGAAACCAAAACTCGACAAAATTATAAATACAAGtctaataataattatgtgACTCCGTAGAATATAAGACACACCAAACCCAACACTCAAAGACTAACAACAATGgtgtttgacattttttttaatattaaattcGGTGAATTAGAGTTGAAAAAATAGCAACATATGGTAGAAGATTAAAGGGAAAATGGATGTAATGCACTCTCTACCTTACTTGCGTGAGAAATGATATCATGAACCTCAAAAAGGTATATAAGGACCACACCCGAGGGAATAGAAGTGAAATGATTGATAAGAATGGGTGGGAGAGAAATAATAACCATAGATACCAGCTGTTGGCTTCTCATTGATCAATTATGGAGGTCTTAAATGTAGAATATGATATGTATCCATGAATGTCTCAATCAACAACTCACACATCAGAAGATGAAATTTTCATCTTCCCCATCACATCATATTGCAAATAAACTTTGTTTTGAGCAACACAATTAAGATCCTCCGGCGTTTCTGTTGTCTACAAATTTAGAGTACGTGGAGCATCAATAATTAATACCTGACTAATGACAACTTGTCCATTCTTGAATCTTGATTAGAAGACATAACCATCTGTGGTCTCCGCACATCTCCATCTCATGgttattttaatatataatgAGAGACATTATGGGTGAGATATATAATACTAATGAAACAAATGTGACGAGTCAGATTGTCAAATCTACTTTAATGCTTACAATGACATTAATATATCTTATTATTTTGTTAGCTGAATTTTCAACTCATTTCTAGGTATATTGATGGTAATGTCCATTCTCTAATTCAAAAGGTCTCATCGATGACATGTTAGACATGACCATATTCCATTCCTAAGTGTTTCTGAACCTagacttttttttaaatttcatgtTACATATATTTCCTATCTGAATAGAatttctttctaccaaaaaacttGAAGATCACGAATTGAAGCTACACTATAAAGATAAGATGCGATCATGAATTGAAGCTCGAAGAGATGATTAATTGTCTGGTTAAGGGGGCTTGGGACCCTTGATGGGAacttatttgaaatttgaacattGAATCCCTATGAATTTGAAAGATTAGAAAACCTCCGAAAA
The sequence above is a segment of the Telopea speciosissima isolate NSW1024214 ecotype Mountain lineage chromosome 7, Tspe_v1, whole genome shotgun sequence genome. Coding sequences within it:
- the LOC122666897 gene encoding pentatricopeptide repeat-containing protein At2g33680 → MNTLSRFFFTSLLQFTEQKNLKKGRALHAQILKTGLGSDIFLANSLVNLYAKCGNLVEAKLEFEEIEAKDVVSWNCIINGYSQQSLGGSVIVMELFQLMRAENTFPNPHTFAGVFTAASNLSDASVGQQAHSLAIKTANCSDVFVGSSLLNMYCKSGLLLEARRVFDRMPQRNPVSWAAMISGYAIERLAVEAFALFKLMRQEEEGENEFVLTSLLSALVLPEFVESGKQIHGLALKNGLLSFVSVGNSLVTMYAKCGSLDDALQTFKSASDKNSITWSAIITGYAQTGDSNTALRIFSEMQNAGFRPSEFTFVGVLNACSETGADREGKQIHVYLLKLGFESQIFIRTSLVDMYAKCGEVNDARKGFDQLKDPDFVLWTSMIGGYVQNGENEEALNLYGIMQMEGILPNELTMASVLKACSSLAALDQGKQVHACTVKYGFSLEVPIGSALSTMYAKCGNLEDANIVFRRMPGRDVVSWNSMISGLSQNGCGDEALELFEEMRLDGTKPDYVTFVNILSACSHMGLVERGWVYFKLMFDEYGIVPMVEHYACMVDILSRAGKLEEAKEFIDSVPIDHGMYLWRILLSACRNYRNFDIGAYAGERLIELGSQESSAYVLLSSIYTALGRWEDVERVRRAMRLRGVNKEPGCSWIEVKSRVHVFVVGDQLHPQIVEIRKVIQRLVKQMKDEGYQPSFDSLFRDFSNMK
- the LOC122666818 gene encoding aldehyde oxidase GLOX-like isoform X2, translating into MAPSPILSFSFFFFFFFFFTKASAAGGQWNLLKPSIGISAMHMQLLNNDHVIIFDRTDFGPSNLTFPNGKCRNDLNDQALKQDCTAHSVEFDVLTNSIRPLMVQTDVWCSSGALYPDGRLIQTGGFNDGDRAVRIIRPCNDCDWEEIPLGLNVRRWYATNHILPDGRVIVIGGRRQFNYEFYPKSTSTNKVFSLPFLVQTSDPNEENNLYPFVHLNVDGNLFIFANNRSILFDYIKNAVVKTFPAIPDGHPRSYPSSGSSVLLPLHLLQQPSVAAEVLICGGAPRGSFPNANSGFFIGALNTCGRIRITDPNPKWSMETMPLARVMGDMTLLPNGHILIINGAARGTAGWELGREPVFKPVLYRPDNPSGSRFEVQNPSSIPRLYHSTAILLRDGRVLVGGNNPHVFYNFTGVLYPTDLSLETFSPEYIGSGFSDLWVRIIAPTSQTKLGYKQPLVVRFSVSSVVREEKVWVTMVTPSFTTHSFSMNQRLLVLGGENVTLVANSMYDVSVTTPTSAFLAPPGWYLVFVVHQDIPSEGIWVHIQ